The DNA sequence CAAATATAATATTCAAGACGTTGCATTCGAAAGAAGCGACAGTGGAGGAGAAGAAAAATGAATCAATCAAGAAAGAAAACCAAGTTTTTAGTTTTACTAACGATGTTTTGTAGTATTCAAGTTGTTTTAATGTTAACACCACTTGGATATATTCCATTAGGCCCAGTTCGTGCCACAACCATGCATATTCCAGTTATTTTAGCAGGAATTTTATTGGGAGTCAAAGGTGGAGCTATTACAGGATTAGTTTTTGGATTGAGTAGTGTGATTATTAATACGATTACCCCAACGATTACATCATTTGTATTTACCCCATTTTATTCATTAGGTGAATATCATGGAAACTTCATGAGTTTAGTTATTGCTATTGGTCCACGTGTCTTACTTGGGGTATTAGCTGCAGTGATTTATCATTGGTTTAAAAATAAAAATAATAAAATGAGATTATTCGGTAGTGGAGTTACGGCTTTAGTTTGTACGTTAATTCACTCCATTTTAGTGCTTGGAATGATCTACTTATTCTTTGGTCCAAGTTATGCAGCAGCCAAAGGAGTTGAAGTTTCAGCTTTATTTGGCTTATTACTAGGAATCATTACGACAAATAGTGTACTGGAAGCCATCTTAGCTACATTAATTATTGCACCATTAACGAAGGTGTTAGAACCAATTACGAAGAAGGTGATTTAGTTGAACAAAAAGACTATTGTATTGGGAGTTTGTGGGGGAATTGCAGCTTATAAAAGTGCACAACTTGCAAGTAGTCTATATAAAAAAGGTTATGATGTTCATGTCATTATGACGAAAAATGCTACAGAATTTATTACACCGATGACATTTGAAACATTAACTCATAATCGTGTATCTGTTGGAACGTTTGATCGCAATTTCCAGTATGATGTGAATCATATTTCATTAGCTAAGCGCGCAGATTTATTTGTTGTGGCTCCAGCTTCAGCAAATTGTATTGCGAAGTTTGCTCATGGATTAGCGGATGATATGTTGACGACAACGTTTTTAGCCGCGTCTTGCCCAAAACTCATTGCACCTGCAATGAATACAGGAATGTTAAATAATCCAATCACACAGCATAATATTGAGATTTGTAAAAAATATGGAATGACTTTTGTTGAATCAGATAGTGGTTATTTAGCATGTGGAGATGTTGGGAAAGGTCGTTTGGCAGAAATCGAGGATATTGAAGATGCGATTGAAAGTTTATTAGTTAAGGACAAGCCTTTAAAAGGAATGAAAGTTGTCGTAACCGCAGGACCCACTCAAGAAGATTTAGATCCAGTTCGTTTCATGACGAATCATTCAAGTGGGAAGATGGGGTATGCAGTGGCACGTGCTGCTCGTAATTTAGGTGCGGATGTGACGTTAGTAACTGGGCCTGTTTCATTAAGAAAGCCAGTTTTCATGGATGTTGTTGAGGTTAGAACAGCAATTCAAATGTTTGAAGCAGTTGAGGCTCTAAAAGATGAGTATGATATTTTAGTGAAGTCAGCAGCCGTTTCAGATTACCGAGTGGAGCGTGTGAGTGATCATAAAATGAAAAAGCAAGGTAATCAGTTGACGATTGATTTTGTAACCAATCCAGATATCTTAGCTCATATGGGGCAGCTAAAAAAGGCGAATCAAGTTGTTTGTGGGTTTGCTATGGAGACTCAAGATTTAGTTGAGAATGCTACGAAGAAGTTAGTGAATAAAGGTGCTGACTTGATTGTTGCAAATCAGTTAAATGAAGATGCAGCGGGATTCAAAAAGGATACGAATGTGGTGACGATTTTAACGGGTGAGGGGATAACGAAGTTAGATGTCATGTCTAAAGAAGCACTTGGTTATGAGATTATGAATCGTTTATTACAGATTTTAGTGAAGAAAAGAGGGATAGTATGTTAGTCGTTATTGATGTAGGAAATACGAATATTACACTAGGAGTTTATGACCAGGATGAATTAATTGCAAATTTTCGGCTAACGACTAAATTGCAACGAACATCAGATGAATTTGGAATTACGTTATTTTCATTCTTCCAAACAAAGAATATTGATCCAAAGGGGGTTGAGGATGTTTTAATCTCTAGCGTTGTGCCTAAGATTATGCATTCTTTAACAAATGCTATTCGTAAGTATTTTAATATTGAACCAATCATTGTCGGCCCAGGTATTAAGACCGGTATTAGTGTGAAAACTGAAAATCCAAGAGAGGTGGGAGCTGATCGTATTGTTGATATTGCAGCAGCATATCATATTTATGGTGGTCCAGCGCTTGTTATTGATTTTGGGACGGCAACAACCTATGATTATGTCAATGAAAATGGTGAGTTTGAGTTTGGGGTCACGTCACCAGGAATTGAGATTTCTGCTCAAGCTTTATGGACACAAGCTGCAAAGTTACCTGAAATTGAAATTAAAAAGCCTGCGACGATTATGTGTCGTAATACGATTACGAGTATGCAAGGTGGATTAGTTTATGGTTATATCGGTCAAACGGAATACATTATCAAAAAAGTAAAGGAAGCTGTTGGTAAAGACATTAAAGTGGTAGCGACTGGTGGACTTGGGCGTATCATTTATAATGAAACTGATATGATTGATATTTATGATCCAGATTTAGCTTTTAAAGGAATGAAAGTTATTTATCATAAAACAAAGGGATAAGAAGATTATTGATCGTTGATAAAAAGGAATCAAATGTATTTGGTTCTTTTTTTATGTTCAGGCAAAATAAAAGGAAAATTATGGATTTGTTATTGATAGTAATCACAGATTTAAATATAATAGGAGAAGTAATTCTACTAATGAGACTTAATGATGATCAGTTGACATCAATTAAGTAAAGCGTTAGGGGGATTAAAAATATTATTCAAGACGTTGCATTCAGAAGAAGCGACAGTGGAGGAGAAAGAAATGAATCAATCAAGTAAGAAAACCAAGTATTTAGTTTTAGTCACCATGTTTTGTAGTATTGAGGTATTATTGATGTTTACCCCTCTTGGATTTATTCCAATTGGGCCGATGAAGGCCACAACCATGCATATTCCGGTTATTTTAGCAGGGATTTTATTAGGAATCAAAGGGGGTGCAATTACTGGTCTTGTCTTTGGGATTTCGAGTGTTGTCAATGCCACGATTAATCCAACGATTTTATCATTTGTATTTACGCCTTTTTATTCGCTTGGCGAGTATCACGGAAATTTCATGAGCTTAGTTATTGCTATTGTACCTCGTGTATTGTTAGGCGTATTAGGTGGTTTAATTTATAGTTGGTTTAAAAATCGAGATAAAAATATGATTGGCGGAGGCGTAACAGCACTATTGTGTACAGTTCTACATACGGCGATGGTATTAGGAATGATTTATATCTTTTTTGGACCAAGTTATGCAGCTGCTCAAGGGTTAGATACAACACAGTTATTAATGGCCTTAATTGGATTGGTATTTACAAATGGTCTTTTAGAAGCCTGTGTAGCTACAGTTGTAATTGTACCATTAGTAAAAGTACTAGAGCCAATGGCTCAAAAAATGGGCTTAACTCATATGAATATAAAGTTAAATAAAGTTGAACGCTAGAGCTTTAAGCTAGGAGTAATTTTCCTAGCTTTTTTTGATTCGTCAAATAATTGATTTTAGTAGGTGATTTTGATAGAAGAATAGGAATAAATGTTAATATTAAGCATATTAATCATTAGGTAGACTATAATAAAAAGGATTTTGGTTTAAAGTATTGCCATTATTTATTCATCTTTGTATAATTTATTTAATAGCACTCATATAGGTAGAGTGCTAAAACGAGGAGGGACATACATGTTAAAACCATTAAACAATAATGTTGTACTTGAGATTGTTGAGGTTGAAAAGACAACAGCTAGTGGAATCATTCTTTCGGGAGAAGCTTCAAAACCAAAACATTCAGAAGGAGTTGTAGTTGCCATTGGTGATGGAAAGTTATTAGATAATGGGAAACGTCATCCAATAACTGTTGAGGTGGGGCAACGTGTTATCTATAACGGATTTGGTGGAACAAAGGTCTCACATCAAGGAAAAGAATTAGTTATTTTATCCCAAGATGATATTTTAGCAATTGTTGAGTAAGTTAAATTTAGTTTAATATATTAATTTTGATTTAAGGGAGGATTTAATATTATGGCAAAAGAAATTTTATTTGCTGAAGATGCACGTCGTGCGATGATTCGTGGAGTGGATAAATTAGCGGATACAGTAAAAGTAACTTTAGGACCAAAAGGTCGAAATGTCATTTTAGAGCAAAAGTTTGGAGCGCCTCAAATTATTAATGATGGGGTTTCAATTGCAAAAGAAATTGAATTAGAAGATAAGTTTGAAAATATGGGAGCTCGTTTAGTAGCTCAAGTTGCAAGCCGTACGAATGATGTAGCTGGAGATGGAACAACAACGGCAACGGTTTTAGCTCAAGCGATGATTCGTGAAGGAAATAAAAATATTGTAGCGGGAGCTAATCCAATAACGATTCGTCGTGGAATCGAGCGTGCTGTGAAAGTGGCTGTTGAAGCATTAAAGGCTAATTCTAAGCCGATCGAAGGAAAAGAATCAATTGCTAACGTAGCTGCGATTTCTGCTGCAGATGAAGAAATCGGGAAATTAATTGCTGAAGCTATGGAACGTGTTGGTAATGATGGAGTGATTACTTTAGAAGAGTCTAAAGGCTTTGAAACAACAATGGATATTGTTGAAGGAATGCAATTTGATCGTGGATATTTATCATCTTATATGGTGACAGATACAGATAAAATGGAAGCTGTTTTAGATAATCCATACATTTTAGTCACAGATTCTAAAGTTGGTACGTTACAAGACATCTTACCAATTCTTGAGCAGTTAGTTCAAACAGGACGTCCAATGATTATCATTGCTGATGATATTGAAAATGAAGCATTAGCAGCATTAGTTGTTAATAAATTACGTGGAACATTCAATGTGGTAGCTGTTAAAGCACCTGGATTTGGTGATCGTCGTAAACGTATGCTTGAAGATATCTCAATTTTAACTGGTGCTCAATTAATTACTGAGGAGTTAGGATTAGACCTTAAAAATACAACATTAGATCAATGTGGCCGCGCTGGACGTGTGATTGTAACAAAAGATCATACAACCATTGTTGAAGGAACTGGTTCACAAATTGATATTCAAGCTCGTATTGCTCAAATTCGTGCAGAGTTAGAAAATACGACTTCAGAATTTGATAAAGAAAAATTATTAGAACGTTTAGCAAAATTAAGTGGAGGAGTTGCCGTGATTAAGGTTGGGGCAGCGACTGAAACTGAATTAAAAGAACGTAAATTACGTATTGAAGATGCTTTAAATGCGACACGTGCAGCGGTTCAAGAAGGGATTGTTGCTGGTGGTGGAACAGCTTATATGAATATTTACAATGATGTCGCTAAAATTGAAGCAATCGGCGATGAGGCAACTGGGGTTCAAATCGTTTTAAAAGCTTTAGAAGCCCCAATTCGCCAAATTGCTGAAAATGCTGGAATTGAAGGTTCAATTATTGTTTATAAATTAAAAGAGTTAGATCCTGGATTTGGATATAATGCAGCGACTGATGAGTTTGTGGATATGTTTAAATCAGGTATTGTGGATCCAACGAAAGTCACTCGTTCTGCTTTACAAAATGCAGCGAGTATTTCAGCTTCATTCTTAACTGCTGAAGCAGCTGTTGTCGAAATTGAAAAGCCACAAGCAGTTCAAGCCCCAAGTGATATGGGTGGAATGGGAATGATGTAATAAAAAATCTCTAGATTTATCTAGAGATTTTTTTTATGATGAAATAAGATAAGTTATAATAAAGAAGATAACTATTGGAGGTTTTTATGAAGGGAATCGGAACAGATATTATCGAGATTAAACGTATTAAACAATTAAACCACCGTGAACGCTTTATCCATAAATTATTAAGTGAAGAAGAGTTTAGGTTATATCAATCCTTCCAGCATGAAAAAAGGCAGAATGAATTTTTAGCAGGACGTTGGGCAGCCAAAGAAGCTTTATATAAAGCGTTAGGATCCTATTGTGATGGAAAATCATATAAAGACTTTAGTATTATGAATGATGAACGAGGAAAGCCTTATTTATTAAGCCCAACGATCGAAAGCGTTCATATTAGTATTAGTCACTGTGAGAATTATGCGGTTGCATTTGTCATCTGGGCATAAAAAAATCAGCTAAATTTAGCTGATTTTTTTATTGAATTAGTAACGTCTATCTGGTGCAAATAGTAAACCAATATTAATAAGTCCGGCAATTCCTACTAAGGCGTAAACAACGCGTGAGATGATTGCATCTTGTCCGCCAAATAAGAATGCAACAAGATCGAATTGGAAGAATCCAATAAGACCCCAGTTAATTGCACCAATTACCGTTAAAATCAAAGCAATACGTTGAATTAACGACATAGTTTTCGCTCCTTCCTATTTTGGATATTTATAGTATTTAATTAATAAGGGAGTTTTATGTATTAGAAAGCATAAATTAATTTAATATTTCATAGTATTAATTGAAATTGAACTTAATAAAGAGGTGGATAGCGATGAAGAAATTATGTTTAATGTTCGCAGTAGTGCTTACCGTGCTATTAGCTGCATGTGGAGAAATGTCTCAGCAAGACGTTGTTGACAAGCTCACGAGCAACTTAGAAGATGCTAAGTCATATTATGCAACAGGTGTGATGGAAGTTGATAATAATGGCCAAGTGTATCAGTATAATGTTGAGGTAGCTTATCAAAAACCAGAGAATTACAAAGTTACGTTAAAAAATGAAACAACAAACAATGAGCAAATCATACTAAAGAATGACGAAGGTGTCTTTGTATTAACACCTGCGTTAAATAAGCAATTTAAGTTCCAAAGTGATTGGCCATTATCAAGTTCACAAGTTTATTTATATCAATCATTAATGACTGATATTTTAAACGATGCTGAAGTAAAGTTTGAATCTGGAGAAGAGAATTATACATTTGAAGCTAAAGCGAATTATCATGGAAATCGTGATTTAGTTTCTCAAAAAATTACGTTTGATAAAAAATCATTAACTCCAGCAGAAGTTTACGTAGTTGATAGTGAGGGAGAACCTCGTATTTCAATGAAATTCTCTTCATTTAATTTTGATGAAAAACTTGCAGATGGATACTTTGATTGTCAACAAACAATGGAGTATTCACAAGAAACAATGGGTGAAGGTGTTATCAATGTGTTAGATGATGAGTTATACCCAGCTTATTTACCGGAAGGAACAACGTTAGTTAATAAACAAGCGATTGACATTGAGGAAGGTCAACGTATTATTATGACATTTAGTGGTGATCAAGATTTCACAATGATTCAAGAGCCTGTTACATATAATGATTCAGTAGGTGTGGAATCTGTTGCAGGTCAACCTGTAATGATTAATGGAACAATTGGTGCGTTAAGTGAAAATTCAATTACATGGGTTGAAGGTGGAGTTGAGTGTTTCTTAGTTTCTGAGACATTGGATACAGAACAATTAGTTTCAGTTGCAGCATCAGTTTCAAATCTTGCTGAAAAATAAGAGATAAAAAAGACGATAACCTTTAATAGTAGATAAAAATTAATAGTAAGAGAAGTAATCTAAGTTAAAGATTGCTTC is a window from the Turicibacter bilis genome containing:
- a CDS encoding ECF transporter S component yields the protein MNQSRKKTKFLVLLTMFCSIQVVLMLTPLGYIPLGPVRATTMHIPVILAGILLGVKGGAITGLVFGLSSVIINTITPTITSFVFTPFYSLGEYHGNFMSLVIAIGPRVLLGVLAAVIYHWFKNKNNKMRLFGSGVTALVCTLIHSILVLGMIYLFFGPSYAAAKGVEVSALFGLLLGIITTNSVLEAILATLIIAPLTKVLEPITKKVI
- the coaBC gene encoding bifunctional phosphopantothenoylcysteine decarboxylase/phosphopantothenate--cysteine ligase CoaBC, encoding MNKKTIVLGVCGGIAAYKSAQLASSLYKKGYDVHVIMTKNATEFITPMTFETLTHNRVSVGTFDRNFQYDVNHISLAKRADLFVVAPASANCIAKFAHGLADDMLTTTFLAASCPKLIAPAMNTGMLNNPITQHNIEICKKYGMTFVESDSGYLACGDVGKGRLAEIEDIEDAIESLLVKDKPLKGMKVVVTAGPTQEDLDPVRFMTNHSSGKMGYAVARAARNLGADVTLVTGPVSLRKPVFMDVVEVRTAIQMFEAVEALKDEYDILVKSAAVSDYRVERVSDHKMKKQGNQLTIDFVTNPDILAHMGQLKKANQVVCGFAMETQDLVENATKKLVNKGADLIVANQLNEDAAGFKKDTNVVTILTGEGITKLDVMSKEALGYEIMNRLLQILVKKRGIVC
- a CDS encoding type III pantothenate kinase, translated to MLVVIDVGNTNITLGVYDQDELIANFRLTTKLQRTSDEFGITLFSFFQTKNIDPKGVEDVLISSVVPKIMHSLTNAIRKYFNIEPIIVGPGIKTGISVKTENPREVGADRIVDIAAAYHIYGGPALVIDFGTATTYDYVNENGEFEFGVTSPGIEISAQALWTQAAKLPEIEIKKPATIMCRNTITSMQGGLVYGYIGQTEYIIKKVKEAVGKDIKVVATGGLGRIIYNETDMIDIYDPDLAFKGMKVIYHKTKG
- a CDS encoding ECF transporter S component; the protein is MNQSSKKTKYLVLVTMFCSIEVLLMFTPLGFIPIGPMKATTMHIPVILAGILLGIKGGAITGLVFGISSVVNATINPTILSFVFTPFYSLGEYHGNFMSLVIAIVPRVLLGVLGGLIYSWFKNRDKNMIGGGVTALLCTVLHTAMVLGMIYIFFGPSYAAAQGLDTTQLLMALIGLVFTNGLLEACVATVVIVPLVKVLEPMAQKMGLTHMNIKLNKVER
- a CDS encoding co-chaperone GroES, producing the protein MLKPLNNNVVLEIVEVEKTTASGIILSGEASKPKHSEGVVVAIGDGKLLDNGKRHPITVEVGQRVIYNGFGGTKVSHQGKELVILSQDDILAIVE
- the groL gene encoding chaperonin GroEL (60 kDa chaperone family; promotes refolding of misfolded polypeptides especially under stressful conditions; forms two stacked rings of heptamers to form a barrel-shaped 14mer; ends can be capped by GroES; misfolded proteins enter the barrel where they are refolded when GroES binds) gives rise to the protein MAKEILFAEDARRAMIRGVDKLADTVKVTLGPKGRNVILEQKFGAPQIINDGVSIAKEIELEDKFENMGARLVAQVASRTNDVAGDGTTTATVLAQAMIREGNKNIVAGANPITIRRGIERAVKVAVEALKANSKPIEGKESIANVAAISAADEEIGKLIAEAMERVGNDGVITLEESKGFETTMDIVEGMQFDRGYLSSYMVTDTDKMEAVLDNPYILVTDSKVGTLQDILPILEQLVQTGRPMIIIADDIENEALAALVVNKLRGTFNVVAVKAPGFGDRRKRMLEDISILTGAQLITEELGLDLKNTTLDQCGRAGRVIVTKDHTTIVEGTGSQIDIQARIAQIRAELENTTSEFDKEKLLERLAKLSGGVAVIKVGAATETELKERKLRIEDALNATRAAVQEGIVAGGGTAYMNIYNDVAKIEAIGDEATGVQIVLKALEAPIRQIAENAGIEGSIIVYKLKELDPGFGYNAATDEFVDMFKSGIVDPTKVTRSALQNAASISASFLTAEAAVVEIEKPQAVQAPSDMGGMGMM
- the acpS gene encoding holo-ACP synthase, which translates into the protein MKGIGTDIIEIKRIKQLNHRERFIHKLLSEEEFRLYQSFQHEKRQNEFLAGRWAAKEALYKALGSYCDGKSYKDFSIMNDERGKPYLLSPTIESVHISISHCENYAVAFVIWA
- a CDS encoding DUF378 domain-containing protein, whose amino-acid sequence is MSLIQRIALILTVIGAINWGLIGFFQFDLVAFLFGGQDAIISRVVYALVGIAGLINIGLLFAPDRRY
- a CDS encoding LolA family protein, which produces MKKLCLMFAVVLTVLLAACGEMSQQDVVDKLTSNLEDAKSYYATGVMEVDNNGQVYQYNVEVAYQKPENYKVTLKNETTNNEQIILKNDEGVFVLTPALNKQFKFQSDWPLSSSQVYLYQSLMTDILNDAEVKFESGEENYTFEAKANYHGNRDLVSQKITFDKKSLTPAEVYVVDSEGEPRISMKFSSFNFDEKLADGYFDCQQTMEYSQETMGEGVINVLDDELYPAYLPEGTTLVNKQAIDIEEGQRIIMTFSGDQDFTMIQEPVTYNDSVGVESVAGQPVMINGTIGALSENSITWVEGGVECFLVSETLDTEQLVSVAASVSNLAEK